One Tessaracoccus lacteus DNA window includes the following coding sequences:
- a CDS encoding C40 family peptidase, which yields MNLRRTIASVFVAVALLGAGFVPAASADAPALPAKSSASAPKSSKTKVTSKPSTVTNKTKFTVKGKVSPARKGAVVELQRLNGKKKWVKVASTKTSSSGAYKLSAKISRTSSSATLRVATKKTAKYASSATGRFRVEILTKKAAKAVAVAKKQVGKRYRYGATGPSAFDCSGLTSYAYKSAGVKLSHSARTQSRNGKKVAKKDLQAGDLVFFYAPISHVGIYIGNGKIVHAGSSRTGVEIAKLSWMPYSGARRVG from the coding sequence ATGAACCTGCGAAGGACCATCGCCTCCGTGTTCGTCGCCGTAGCTCTCCTGGGAGCCGGCTTCGTTCCCGCCGCGTCCGCCGACGCGCCGGCACTGCCGGCCAAGTCGTCGGCCTCCGCACCGAAGTCGAGCAAGACGAAGGTGACGTCGAAGCCGTCCACGGTGACGAACAAGACGAAGTTCACCGTCAAGGGCAAGGTGTCCCCGGCACGCAAGGGCGCGGTCGTCGAGCTTCAGCGTCTCAACGGCAAGAAGAAGTGGGTCAAGGTCGCTTCCACGAAGACCAGCTCGTCGGGTGCCTACAAGCTGAGCGCCAAGATCTCGCGGACCAGCAGCAGCGCGACGCTGCGCGTCGCGACGAAGAAGACGGCCAAGTACGCGAGCTCCGCGACGGGCCGCTTCCGGGTAGAGATCCTGACGAAGAAGGCCGCGAAGGCCGTGGCAGTCGCGAAGAAGCAGGTCGGCAAGCGGTACCGCTACGGAGCCACCGGCCCCAGCGCCTTCGACTGCTCAGGGCTGACGAGCTACGCCTACAAGTCGGCGGGCGTGAAGCTGAGCCACTCCGCGAGGACGCAGTCCAGGAACGGGAAGAAGGTCGCCAAGAAGGATCTGCAGGCGGGAGATCTGGTGTTCTTCTACGCTCCCATCAGCCACGTCGGGATCTACATCGGCAACGGCAAGATCGTGCATGCCGGATCCTCGCGCACCGGCGTCGAGATCGCCAAGCTCTCCTGGATGCCCTACAGCGGAGCCCGACGGGTCGGCTGA
- a CDS encoding DEAD/DEAH box helicase — protein MPKLTDRVAGDADTLYEHFTAWAEGEGIQLYPHQDEAAIELFSGNNLILATPTGSGKSMVALAAHFAALATDRVSFYTAPIKALVSEKFFALCQVFGADNVGMVTGDASVNADAPIICCTAEILANIALREGRDADVGLVIADEFHFYSEPDRGWAWQVPLLELPQAQFLLMSATLGDVSEMAAQLSEFTGRPTNVVDDAERPVPLLFEWSTRPLQEQVLELVREQKAPIYIVHFTQADALERAQSLLSVNLITRHDADLLAEEIGAFRFGPGFGKTLQGLVRRGIGVHHAGMLPKYRRLVEQLAQTGLLKVICGTDTLGVGINVPIRTVLFTGLTKYDGNRVRRLKSREFHQIAGRAGRAGFDTVGFVVVQAPEHVIENERALAKAGDDPKKRRKVTRKKPPEGFVNWNGETFDRLKVAEPEQLVSRMQVNHGTLLNIVQRPGDAASALKNLIETSHESPDRKRALKRRAVSLARGLVASGVIVRGDDGYRLADDVAEDFALNQPLAPFAVAALELLDPEGDSYARDVVSVMESVLDDPFQVLLAQQHQARGEAVAQLKADGVEYEERMERLEAITWPKPLADLLEPAVDIYAQAHPWVDATALSPKSVVRDMWEHAMNFTQFIGFYKLQRSEGTVLRYLSDAYRALRHTVPDDYRNEEFEDIVEWLGETIRQTDSSLLDEWESLTDPEKVAEAAALAAQGAPPPPPRPVTGNERAFTAMIRTAMFRRVELAARDRWEQLGALEESAAQLVEPPLEVPFDAEAWDDALADYWDEHDDIGIDGGARSPGLFSLAKAPKVWTATQIIDDPAGNHDWRITADIDLAASDAAGSAVVRTTSFGRLDG, from the coding sequence ATGCCGAAGCTCACCGACCGCGTCGCCGGTGACGCCGACACCCTGTACGAGCACTTCACGGCCTGGGCTGAGGGCGAAGGCATCCAGCTGTATCCCCACCAGGACGAGGCCGCGATCGAGCTGTTCAGCGGAAACAACCTGATCCTCGCGACGCCAACGGGATCGGGAAAGTCGATGGTGGCGTTGGCCGCGCACTTCGCGGCCCTCGCCACGGACCGGGTCTCCTTCTACACGGCACCCATCAAGGCACTGGTGAGCGAGAAGTTCTTCGCGCTGTGTCAGGTCTTCGGGGCCGACAACGTCGGCATGGTCACCGGCGATGCCTCCGTCAACGCGGACGCGCCCATCATCTGCTGCACGGCCGAGATCCTCGCCAACATCGCGCTGCGTGAGGGGCGCGACGCCGACGTCGGTCTCGTGATCGCGGACGAGTTCCATTTCTACTCCGAGCCCGATCGCGGCTGGGCCTGGCAGGTCCCTCTGCTGGAGCTGCCTCAGGCGCAGTTCCTGCTGATGAGCGCCACGTTGGGCGACGTCTCCGAGATGGCGGCGCAGTTGAGTGAGTTCACCGGGCGCCCCACGAACGTCGTCGACGACGCCGAGCGTCCCGTCCCCCTGCTGTTCGAGTGGTCGACGAGGCCGCTGCAGGAGCAGGTCCTCGAGCTGGTGCGCGAGCAGAAGGCACCCATCTACATCGTTCACTTCACACAGGCGGACGCCCTGGAGCGCGCCCAGTCCCTGCTCAGCGTCAACCTCATCACCCGACACGACGCGGACCTGCTCGCCGAGGAGATCGGGGCATTCAGGTTCGGACCCGGTTTCGGGAAGACCCTGCAGGGGCTCGTGCGGCGCGGCATCGGCGTGCACCACGCCGGGATGCTGCCGAAGTACCGGCGCCTCGTCGAGCAACTCGCCCAGACGGGCCTGCTGAAGGTCATCTGCGGCACCGACACGCTCGGCGTCGGCATCAACGTGCCCATCCGCACCGTGTTGTTCACGGGCCTGACCAAGTACGACGGCAACCGGGTACGGCGCCTGAAGTCGCGTGAGTTCCACCAGATCGCCGGCCGGGCCGGGCGGGCGGGCTTCGACACCGTCGGCTTCGTCGTGGTCCAGGCGCCCGAGCACGTGATCGAGAACGAGCGGGCGCTCGCCAAGGCCGGCGACGACCCGAAGAAACGCCGGAAGGTCACGCGGAAGAAGCCGCCGGAGGGCTTCGTGAACTGGAACGGGGAGACATTCGACAGGCTCAAGGTCGCCGAGCCGGAACAGCTCGTCAGCCGGATGCAGGTCAACCACGGGACGCTTCTGAACATCGTGCAGCGACCCGGCGACGCGGCCTCCGCGCTCAAGAATCTCATCGAGACGAGCCACGAGTCGCCGGACCGGAAGCGCGCGCTGAAGCGTCGTGCCGTGTCCCTCGCCCGTGGTCTCGTCGCCTCCGGCGTCATCGTTCGCGGCGACGACGGCTACCGGCTGGCTGACGACGTGGCCGAGGATTTCGCGTTGAACCAGCCGCTCGCCCCGTTCGCGGTGGCCGCGTTGGAACTGCTCGACCCCGAGGGCGACTCCTACGCCCGCGACGTCGTCTCCGTCATGGAGTCCGTGCTCGACGACCCGTTCCAGGTCCTTCTTGCCCAGCAGCATCAGGCCCGCGGCGAAGCCGTCGCGCAGCTGAAGGCCGACGGCGTCGAGTACGAGGAGCGCATGGAGCGCCTCGAGGCGATCACCTGGCCGAAGCCACTTGCCGATCTGCTCGAACCCGCCGTCGACATCTACGCGCAGGCCCACCCCTGGGTGGACGCCACCGCGCTGTCCCCGAAGTCCGTGGTGCGTGACATGTGGGAACACGCGATGAACTTCACGCAGTTCATCGGCTTCTACAAGCTGCAGCGCAGTGAGGGCACTGTGCTCAGGTACCTGTCCGACGCGTACCGGGCGCTCCGGCACACGGTCCCGGACGATTACCGCAACGAGGAATTCGAGGACATCGTCGAGTGGCTGGGGGAGACCATCCGCCAGACCGACTCGTCGCTCCTCGACGAGTGGGAGTCGCTCACCGACCCCGAGAAGGTCGCCGAGGCCGCGGCGCTCGCCGCCCAGGGAGCGCCCCCGCCGCCCCCGCGTCCCGTCACGGGCAACGAGCGGGCGTTCACCGCAATGATCCGCACCGCCATGTTCCGCCGCGTCGAGCTCGCAGCCCGCGACAGGTGGGAGCAGCTCGGAGCGCTGGAGGAGTCCGCGGCCCAGCTCGTCGAACCGCCGCTGGAGGTCCCGTTCGACGCCGAGGCCTGGGACGACGCGCTCGCCGACTACTGGGACGAGCACGACGACATCGGCATCGACGGCGGCGCCCGCAGTCCCGGGCTCTTCTCGCTGGCGAAGGCTCCGAAGGTCTGGACCGCGACGCAGATCATCGACGACCCAGCGGGTAACCACGACTGGCGCATCACCGCCGACATCGACCTCGCCGCGAGTGACGCTGCCGGCTCGGCTGTCGTCCGGACCACGTCCTTCGGCCGCCTCGACGGCTGA
- the era gene encoding GTPase Era, whose translation MTDTAFHSGFACFVGRPNAGKSTLTNALVGQKIAIASSKPQTTRHAVRGIITRDDGQLVLIDTPGLHRPRTLLGQRLNDLVYETWSEVDVVGVCLPCDQRIGPGDKFIISEIAKLPKKPTLIALATKTDLVTKERQLSHLVDVAAVAEELGVTWAEVIPCSATAGDQVDTVRDVLISLLPEGPAYYPDGEITDEPEETLIAELIREAALEGVRDELPHSIAVVIDEIMPRPDRPEDKPLTDVFASIVVERESQKGIIIGHKGARLREIGTTAREQINRLLGTRVHLNLHVKVLKEWQRDAKYLNRLGF comes from the coding sequence ATGACTGACACCGCATTCCACTCGGGCTTCGCCTGCTTCGTGGGGCGCCCGAACGCCGGCAAGTCGACGCTGACCAACGCGCTCGTCGGCCAGAAGATCGCCATCGCCTCCAGCAAGCCGCAGACCACGCGCCACGCGGTGCGCGGCATCATCACGCGCGACGACGGGCAGCTCGTCCTCATCGACACCCCCGGGCTCCACCGCCCCCGCACGCTGCTGGGCCAGCGCCTCAACGACCTCGTCTACGAGACCTGGAGCGAGGTCGACGTCGTCGGCGTCTGCCTGCCCTGCGACCAGCGCATCGGCCCCGGCGACAAGTTCATCATCTCCGAGATCGCCAAGCTGCCGAAGAAGCCGACGCTCATCGCGCTGGCCACCAAGACCGACCTCGTGACGAAGGAGCGGCAGCTGTCGCACCTGGTGGACGTCGCCGCCGTGGCAGAGGAGCTCGGCGTCACGTGGGCAGAGGTCATCCCCTGCTCCGCGACGGCGGGGGACCAGGTCGACACCGTGCGCGACGTCCTCATCTCGCTGCTGCCCGAGGGCCCGGCCTACTACCCGGACGGCGAGATCACCGACGAGCCCGAGGAGACGCTGATCGCGGAGCTGATCCGCGAGGCCGCTCTGGAAGGCGTCCGCGACGAGCTGCCCCACTCCATCGCCGTCGTCATCGACGAGATCATGCCGCGCCCCGACCGCCCGGAGGACAAGCCGTTGACCGACGTGTTTGCGTCGATCGTCGTCGAGCGGGAGTCCCAGAAGGGCATCATCATCGGCCACAAGGGCGCCCGGCTGCGCGAGATCGGCACGACTGCCCGGGAGCAGATCAACCGCCTGCTTGGCACCCGAGTGCATCTGAACCTGCACGTCAAGGTGCTCAAGGAATGGCAGCGCGACGCGAAGTACCTGAACCGGCTGGGATTCTGA
- the ybeY gene encoding rRNA maturation RNase YbeY — MIDINNESGLEADELGLVALARFALAQLRIHPQADLSILLVDEKTMEDYHERFMDLPGPTDVMSFPMDELRAPAEDEEPPSGLLGDIVLCPAVTARQAAENGRLPNAEAEYLLIHGLLHLLGHDHAEPEEKAVMFGLNDKIIAAWELARP; from the coding sequence ATGATCGACATCAACAACGAGTCCGGCCTCGAGGCCGACGAGCTGGGGCTGGTGGCGCTCGCGCGCTTCGCGCTGGCGCAGCTGCGCATCCACCCGCAGGCCGACCTGTCGATCCTGCTGGTCGACGAGAAGACCATGGAGGACTACCACGAACGGTTCATGGACCTCCCCGGCCCGACCGACGTGATGAGCTTCCCCATGGACGAGCTCCGCGCGCCGGCCGAGGATGAGGAGCCTCCGAGCGGTCTGCTCGGCGACATCGTGCTGTGCCCCGCCGTCACAGCCAGACAGGCGGCCGAGAACGGACGCCTCCCGAACGCCGAGGCCGAGTACCTGCTCATCCACGGGCTGCTGCACCTGCTCGGGCACGACCATGCCGAGCCGGAGGAGAAGGCCGTCATGTTCGGGCTCAACGACAAGATCATCGCCGCCTGGGAACTGGCCCGCCCGTGA
- the leuA gene encoding 2-isopropylmalate synthase has protein sequence MTTTFNTRTQSVPTQQPTPMPVHRYTPFQPVDVPDRTWPTKRIEKAPRWLSTDLRDGNQALIDPMTPARKMRMFELLVSLGFKEIEVGFPSASQTDFDFVRQLIEGDRIPEDVTISVLTQAREDLISRTAESLIGARSGTIHMYNATAQLFRDVVFRISEAECVQLAVHGTETVMKYADKFLGDVEFGYQYSPEIFTQTPTDFAVEVCNAVSDVWQPGEGREIIFNLPATVERSTPNTYADQIEYFIRNVNNREHVAVSLHPHNDRGTAVAAAELAQMAGADRVEGCLFGHGERTGNVDLLTLALNLYTQGVDPQLDFSDIDAVRRTVEYCTGLPVHPRHPYAGDLVYTAFSGSHQDAIKKGLEHLEAEALRAGSTVGDMPWEAPYLPIDPHDVGRTYEAVIRVNSQSGKGGMAYLMKSEYKMELPRRLQIEFSRVVQQHTDARGGEVSPQEIMDIFTDEYLSEGAWKLIREGSTSANGQFHVAAVVDGPTRKGVSVEGEGNGPLSAFVDALSREGARITVLDYSEHALQSGGDANAIAYVECEVGEGDDAQVLWGVGIDPSITSASKKAILSALNRAQRG, from the coding sequence ATGACCACCACCTTCAACACCCGCACGCAGTCCGTGCCCACGCAGCAGCCGACGCCGATGCCGGTGCACCGCTACACCCCGTTCCAGCCCGTCGACGTGCCGGACCGCACTTGGCCGACGAAGCGCATCGAGAAGGCGCCGCGCTGGCTGTCGACCGATCTCCGCGACGGCAACCAGGCGCTCATCGACCCCATGACGCCTGCGCGCAAGATGCGCATGTTCGAGCTCCTCGTCTCGCTGGGGTTCAAGGAGATCGAGGTCGGCTTCCCGTCGGCCTCGCAGACTGACTTCGACTTCGTCCGCCAGCTCATCGAGGGCGACAGGATCCCCGAGGATGTCACGATCTCGGTCCTGACGCAGGCGCGTGAGGACCTGATCTCCCGCACGGCGGAGTCGCTGATCGGGGCTCGAAGCGGCACGATCCACATGTACAACGCGACGGCACAGCTGTTCCGCGACGTCGTGTTCCGCATCTCCGAGGCCGAGTGCGTCCAGCTGGCCGTGCACGGCACGGAGACCGTCATGAAGTACGCGGACAAGTTCCTGGGCGACGTCGAGTTCGGCTACCAGTACTCGCCGGAGATCTTCACGCAGACTCCCACCGACTTCGCCGTCGAGGTCTGCAATGCCGTCAGCGACGTGTGGCAGCCCGGCGAGGGTCGCGAGATCATCTTCAACCTGCCTGCCACCGTCGAGCGTTCCACGCCCAACACGTACGCCGACCAGATCGAGTACTTCATCCGCAACGTCAACAACCGCGAGCACGTCGCGGTGTCGCTGCACCCGCACAACGACCGCGGCACGGCCGTGGCCGCCGCCGAGCTGGCGCAGATGGCCGGCGCTGACCGCGTCGAGGGCTGCCTGTTCGGCCACGGGGAGCGCACAGGCAACGTCGACCTCCTCACCCTGGCGCTGAACCTGTACACGCAGGGCGTGGACCCGCAGTTGGACTTCTCCGACATCGACGCCGTACGGCGCACCGTCGAGTACTGCACAGGTCTGCCCGTCCACCCGCGTCACCCGTACGCCGGCGACCTCGTCTACACGGCCTTCTCCGGCTCCCACCAGGACGCCATCAAGAAGGGCCTCGAGCATCTGGAGGCCGAGGCGCTCAGGGCCGGCAGCACCGTCGGCGACATGCCGTGGGAGGCGCCGTACCTGCCCATCGACCCGCACGACGTGGGCCGCACGTACGAGGCCGTCATCCGCGTGAACTCGCAGTCGGGCAAGGGCGGCATGGCCTACCTGATGAAGTCCGAGTACAAGATGGAGCTGCCGCGCCGGCTGCAGATCGAGTTCAGCCGCGTCGTGCAGCAGCACACCGATGCCCGCGGCGGCGAGGTGTCCCCGCAGGAGATCATGGACATCTTCACCGACGAGTACCTCAGCGAGGGAGCGTGGAAGCTGATCAGGGAGGGCTCCACGTCGGCGAACGGCCAGTTCCACGTCGCCGCCGTGGTCGACGGCCCGACGCGCAAGGGCGTCTCCGTCGAGGGTGAGGGCAACGGCCCGCTGTCGGCCTTCGTCGACGCGCTCAGCCGGGAGGGCGCGAGGATCACCGTGCTCGACTACTCGGAGCACGCGCTCCAGTCCGGCGGCGACGCGAACGCCATCGCCTACGTCGAGTGTGAGGTCGGCGAGGGCGACGACGCCCAGGTGCTGTGGGGCGTCGGCATCGACCCGAGCATCACATCCGCTTCGAAGAAGGCGATCCTGAGCGCCCTGAACCGCGCACAGCGCGGCTGA
- a CDS encoding PhoH family protein, with translation MVPSSIDMVTLLGPSDAFLRILEDQLAADIHVRGARVTISGAADQVAKAAEIVTELVTILRTGQGLTSETVERVIGMADDPHAAAAEILTQNIVSSRGRAVRPKTLNQKRYVDAIDRHTVVFGIGPAGTGKTYLAMAKAVQALQNKEVSRIILTRPAIEAGERLGFLPGTLNDKIDPYLRPLYDALHDMVEPDSVPKLLTSGTVEVAPLAYMRGRTLNDAFIILDEAQNTSMEQMKMFLTRLGFGSKIVVTGDVTQIDLPGGTRSGLRGVQDVLDGVDDIAFCTLTSRDVVRHKLVGRIVAAYDQFESLNQPREQHRR, from the coding sequence ATGGTGCCGAGCTCGATCGACATGGTCACCCTGCTCGGCCCGAGCGACGCCTTCCTGCGGATCCTCGAGGACCAGCTGGCCGCCGACATCCACGTGCGCGGCGCGCGGGTCACGATCAGCGGCGCCGCCGACCAGGTCGCGAAGGCGGCGGAGATCGTCACCGAACTCGTCACCATCCTGCGCACCGGTCAGGGGCTGACCAGCGAGACCGTCGAGCGCGTCATCGGCATGGCGGACGACCCGCACGCGGCCGCCGCCGAGATCCTGACGCAGAACATCGTCAGTTCGCGCGGGCGGGCCGTGCGTCCCAAGACGCTCAACCAGAAGCGGTACGTCGACGCGATCGACCGCCACACCGTCGTGTTCGGCATCGGGCCCGCGGGCACCGGCAAGACCTACCTCGCCATGGCGAAGGCGGTGCAGGCCCTCCAGAACAAGGAGGTCAGCCGCATCATCCTGACGCGCCCCGCGATCGAGGCGGGGGAACGTCTCGGGTTCCTGCCCGGCACGCTGAACGACAAGATCGACCCCTACCTGAGGCCGCTCTACGATGCGCTGCACGACATGGTCGAGCCCGACTCGGTGCCGAAGCTCCTGACGTCCGGGACGGTGGAGGTCGCGCCGCTGGCCTACATGCGCGGACGCACGCTCAACGACGCGTTCATTATCCTCGACGAGGCGCAGAACACGTCGATGGAGCAGATGAAGATGTTCCTCACGCGACTCGGCTTCGGCTCGAAGATCGTCGTCACGGGCGACGTCACCCAGATCGACCTGCCCGGCGGCACCCGCTCGGGGCTCCGGGGCGTGCAGGACGTCCTCGACGGCGTCGACGACATCGCCTTCTGCACGCTGACGTCGCGCGACGTCGTGCGGCACAAGCTCGTCGGCCGGATCGTCGCCGCCTACGACCAGTTCGAGAGTCTCAACCAGCCACGGGAGCAGCACCGCCGATGA
- a CDS encoding transglutaminase-like domain-containing protein has product MHRTVTAHLEITAATDATIVLEIAAAAGGDGAKTLSATASGHPPTIRNIPAPHGARWHVLDVRAGQVTVDYRLEIEGLSAPAPIDDYDLLHYLRPSRYCESDQLSPTAHAEFSGLQGADLLAAVSSWVGTRLTYVPGSSLPTDGAVRTLLARQGVCRDYAHLVVALLRALDVPARLVSVYAPGLDPMDFHAVAEAFVDGQWRVVDATTLAPRQAFLRIATGRDAADTAFMSVHHGMASLDAMQVTAVADRLPTDNVNELVSLG; this is encoded by the coding sequence ATGCACCGGACCGTGACCGCCCATCTTGAGATCACAGCCGCCACCGACGCGACGATCGTCCTGGAGATCGCCGCTGCCGCAGGCGGAGACGGAGCGAAGACGCTTTCCGCGACCGCTTCGGGCCACCCGCCAACGATCCGCAACATCCCGGCTCCGCACGGCGCCCGGTGGCACGTGCTGGATGTTCGGGCCGGGCAGGTAACCGTCGACTACCGGCTGGAGATCGAGGGCCTGAGCGCCCCAGCGCCCATCGACGACTACGACCTTCTCCACTATCTGCGACCGAGCCGCTACTGCGAGTCGGACCAGCTCTCCCCCACCGCGCACGCCGAGTTCTCAGGTCTGCAGGGGGCCGACCTCCTGGCGGCCGTGAGCTCATGGGTCGGCACGCGGCTGACCTACGTACCCGGCTCCTCGCTTCCCACCGATGGCGCCGTCCGCACACTGTTGGCCCGGCAGGGCGTCTGCCGAGACTACGCCCACCTGGTCGTCGCGCTGCTCCGCGCGCTCGACGTCCCGGCTCGCCTGGTGTCCGTCTACGCGCCAGGACTGGACCCCATGGACTTCCACGCCGTCGCCGAGGCCTTCGTCGACGGTCAGTGGCGGGTTGTCGACGCCACGACGCTGGCGCCGCGACAGGCGTTCCTGCGCATCGCGACCGGTCGGGACGCGGCGGACACGGCGTTCATGTCCGTGCACCACGGCATGGCGTCCCTGGACGCCATGCAGGTGACGGCCGTCGCGGATCGCCTCCCCACCGACAACGTGAATGAGCTGGTCAGCCTCGGCTGA
- a CDS encoding hemolysin family protein produces MTQAEWIQVIGALVCAVAASLLAAVETALSVIKGSRAERLVEQGSRGAERIRLIAADPAPSINAVMFTRAAFETASIVLAAIVMFTQFSADWVRALVTIAIMLTVSFILWGVAPRTLGRQNPEKTLTIFGPLVTGLTTVLGPVAQLMILIGNALTPGRGYADGPFASEAELRDLVDIAEANEVIEAGESKMIHSVFELGDTIVKEVMVPRTDMVYVTRDKTLRQLLSLALRSGFSRIPVIGKDLDDILGVVYLKDVSKRIYDFPDAERQESVGDIMRPAAFCPDSKPVSELLHDMQLSHSHLVVVIDEFGGTAGLATIEDILEEIVGEIVDEYDTDQPAVQDLGEGRFRVSARLPVDELGALFDERIDDDDVETVGGLMAKQLNLVPIPGSRTVVSDIELIADRAIGRRHQIGTVLARRLSDEELAELRGEEGEPEDD; encoded by the coding sequence GTGACACAGGCCGAATGGATCCAGGTCATCGGCGCGCTCGTGTGCGCCGTCGCCGCCTCCCTCCTGGCCGCCGTGGAGACCGCATTGAGCGTCATCAAGGGCTCCAGGGCCGAGCGGCTCGTCGAGCAGGGATCCCGCGGCGCCGAGCGCATCCGGCTCATCGCGGCCGACCCCGCACCGTCGATCAACGCGGTGATGTTCACGCGCGCCGCCTTCGAGACCGCCTCGATCGTGCTGGCGGCCATCGTGATGTTCACGCAGTTCTCGGCCGACTGGGTGCGCGCCCTGGTGACGATCGCCATCATGCTCACGGTGTCGTTCATCCTGTGGGGGGTGGCCCCGCGCACGCTGGGCAGGCAGAACCCCGAGAAGACGCTCACCATCTTCGGCCCGCTGGTCACCGGCCTCACCACCGTGCTTGGCCCCGTCGCGCAGCTGATGATCCTCATCGGCAACGCGTTGACCCCGGGTCGCGGGTACGCGGACGGGCCGTTCGCGAGCGAGGCCGAGCTGCGCGACCTCGTCGACATCGCCGAGGCGAACGAGGTCATCGAGGCCGGCGAGTCCAAGATGATCCACTCGGTCTTCGAACTGGGCGACACGATCGTCAAGGAGGTCATGGTCCCGCGCACCGACATGGTGTACGTGACCCGCGACAAGACGCTGCGCCAGCTGCTGAGCCTCGCCCTGCGCTCGGGCTTCTCGCGCATCCCCGTCATCGGCAAGGACCTCGACGACATCCTCGGGGTCGTGTACCTCAAGGACGTGTCCAAGCGCATCTACGACTTCCCCGACGCGGAGCGGCAGGAGAGTGTGGGCGACATCATGCGGCCCGCCGCGTTCTGCCCCGACTCCAAGCCGGTCAGCGAGCTCCTGCACGACATGCAGCTCAGCCACTCGCACCTCGTCGTCGTGATCGACGAGTTCGGCGGCACAGCGGGGCTGGCGACGATCGAGGACATCCTCGAGGAGATCGTCGGCGAGATCGTCGACGAGTACGACACCGATCAGCCCGCGGTCCAGGACCTGGGGGAGGGACGGTTCCGCGTCTCGGCGCGGCTTCCCGTCGACGAGCTCGGCGCCCTGTTCGACGAGAGGATCGACGACGACGACGTCGAGACCGTCGGCGGGCTGATGGCCAAGCAACTCAACCTCGTGCCCATTCCCGGATCGCGCACCGTGGTGAGCGACATCGAACTGATCGCCGACCGGGCGATCGGCCGCCGCCACCAGATCGGCACCGTCCTGGCCCGCAGGCTCAGCGACGAGGAGCTCGCGGAACTCCGCGGCGAAGAAGGAGAACCCGAAGATGACTGA